The Methanothrix soehngenii GP6 genome has a window encoding:
- a CDS encoding ATP-binding cassette domain-containing protein: MLQIENLSKTYRLNDRDIEALKAISFTAQPGEILGIVGKSGGGKSTLMKILRGMDRFDSGKITMDGITITPDSSDEEIRARMAATAIHLQRDFALWTESALNNVVRRIHSRKTGYEVLPIPENADYDEMYKEGLFYLGLVGLEKKASHLATILSGGEKQRLVIARQLAKKPKVLLLDEPATMACPATKQEVLDAIKNVRDKLGLTIVVVSHLPEVHNYLADRLIWLEKGEIVAVGEPREILNRFMAGIGKPEPLAPRRNLGPLIKVRDLSKRSCQVCKGEVLDVLRIENLNFDINKGEITSFIGNSGGGKTTLLKIMQGVRMPDAGAVYYRYGDEWVDMLTYSPHRMNVRRTLGVMYQEFALYAGETIIDQIAYQMGIKSTDVIGYARSVAEEMGISEKVLDIIYAMADMSEEDAKSALESLGLTRDIFKDLFPRFPNTEAQKFAEPIFDLLDLDRSVMWKLPRQLSGGELVRASLAILLAAQPEVMILDEPFGDIDPITLREVSNAIKKINSEFGTTIILVSHHVDFVKEVSHRAILMENGALVADGDPIEVSNAFLSRCNAPYLRSTQERYAIHG; the protein is encoded by the coding sequence TTGCTGCAGATAGAGAATCTTTCCAAGACTTACAGGCTAAACGACAGGGATATCGAAGCCCTTAAAGCCATAAGCTTCACCGCCCAGCCGGGCGAGATTTTGGGAATAGTGGGCAAGAGCGGAGGCGGAAAGAGTACCCTGATGAAGATCCTGCGAGGCATGGATCGCTTTGATTCCGGCAAGATCACCATGGACGGCATTACCATCACCCCAGACTCCAGCGATGAGGAGATAAGGGCGCGGATGGCGGCCACCGCCATACACCTGCAAAGGGACTTTGCCCTTTGGACGGAGTCCGCTCTCAATAACGTGGTGCGACGAATTCATTCACGCAAGACGGGCTATGAGGTCCTGCCCATACCCGAGAATGCTGATTATGATGAAATGTACAAAGAGGGGCTCTTTTACCTGGGCCTGGTGGGCCTGGAAAAGAAGGCCAGCCACCTGGCAACCATCCTCAGCGGCGGTGAGAAGCAGAGGCTTGTGATCGCCAGACAGCTGGCCAAAAAGCCCAAGGTCCTCTTGCTGGACGAGCCGGCCACCATGGCCTGCCCGGCCACGAAGCAGGAGGTTTTAGATGCCATCAAGAACGTTCGGGATAAGCTTGGCCTGACAATAGTCGTCGTCTCCCACCTGCCGGAGGTCCACAATTATCTGGCGGACAGGCTGATCTGGCTGGAGAAGGGCGAGATCGTAGCTGTTGGAGAGCCACGAGAGATCCTGAACAGGTTTATGGCGGGAATTGGAAAGCCCGAGCCTTTGGCGCCAAGAAGAAACCTGGGACCATTGATCAAGGTGAGAGACCTGTCCAAGAGGAGCTGCCAGGTCTGCAAGGGAGAGGTTTTAGACGTCCTCAGGATAGAGAATCTCAATTTCGACATCAACAAAGGGGAGATCACCTCTTTCATAGGCAACAGCGGCGGAGGAAAGACCACCCTTCTCAAGATCATGCAAGGAGTCAGAATGCCGGATGCTGGAGCGGTCTATTACCGCTATGGCGATGAATGGGTGGATATGCTCACCTATTCACCCCATAGGATGAATGTGCGTCGAACTTTGGGTGTCATGTACCAGGAGTTCGCCCTTTATGCCGGGGAGACCATCATCGATCAGATCGCATATCAGATGGGCATCAAGAGCACCGATGTGATTGGATATGCCCGTTCCGTAGCCGAGGAGATGGGCATAAGCGAAAAGGTGTTGGATATCATCTATGCCATGGCGGATATGTCTGAAGAGGATGCAAAGTCCGCTCTGGAGTCTCTGGGGCTGACGAGGGATATATTCAAAGATCTATTCCCCCGCTTTCCAAACACTGAGGCCCAGAAGTTCGCTGAGCCCATATTCGACCTGCTGGATTTGGACAGAAGTGTCATGTGGAAGCTTCCCAGGCAGCTATCCGGCGGGGAGCTGGTGAGAGCCTCCCTGGCCATTCTCCTTGCCGCCCAGCCAGAGGTTATGATTCTGGACGAGCCGTTTGGAGATATCGATCCCATCACATTGCGGGAGGTCTCCAATGCCATAAAGAAGATCAACTCGGAGTTTGGTACGACCATTATCCTGGTGAGTCATCATGTGGATTTCGTCAAAGAGGTATCTCACCGGGCCATACTGATGGAGAACGGCGCGCTGGTTGCAGACGGAGATCCCATTGAAGTCTCTAATGCCTTCCTCTCCCGATGCAATGCCCCCTACCTGAGAAGTACGCAGGAGCGTTATGCCATTCATGGATGA
- a CDS encoding OB-fold nucleic acid binding domain-containing protein: MDSELEEIYRQVADSISPEEFEERVKEKVALMAGLCDSRTAAMLVARDLGSPDLLTKIGSIRPEMGNVTFTGRVIAVSPVREFQRSDGSLGRVANITLADETGSVRVALWDETAELIKSGDLAVDQCLKVRGLAKEGFAGTEVSLGRGGGFEEIDQDIHPRVAPYKIGELKRDMSDVNLLAAVVDPGEMREFERRDGGKGQVRGVTLGDETGKVRLTLWDEQAQMPLLKGETLEIVGGSVRERYGLLEIQTGGSTAIRKSTKKLDFSERMTPIAELKEGMLSSVSGFVSGLGEVREFQRDDGRMGRVANIYISDDSGRIRAALWGEHVDRLVEVDLGYRAEIIDAQVKSGWNEGLELSCGWRTRITFAPPE, translated from the coding sequence ATGGATTCAGAGCTGGAGGAGATTTACCGTCAGGTTGCAGACAGCATATCACCTGAAGAATTCGAGGAGAGGGTGAAAGAGAAGGTGGCCCTTATGGCCGGCTTATGCGACTCCCGGACCGCGGCCATGCTGGTGGCCAGGGACCTGGGCAGCCCTGATCTTCTGACCAAGATCGGGAGCATCCGGCCTGAGATGGGGAACGTCACATTCACCGGCAGGGTGATCGCCGTATCTCCTGTGCGGGAGTTTCAGCGATCAGACGGATCTCTTGGCAGGGTGGCAAACATCACCCTGGCGGACGAGACCGGGTCGGTGCGTGTCGCCCTCTGGGACGAGACAGCAGAGCTAATCAAGTCAGGGGACCTCGCTGTGGACCAGTGCCTCAAGGTGAGGGGACTGGCCAAAGAGGGATTTGCGGGGACTGAGGTCAGCCTTGGCCGCGGTGGCGGGTTCGAGGAGATAGATCAGGATATTCATCCACGCGTCGCGCCTTACAAGATTGGAGAGCTGAAGAGGGACATGAGCGATGTCAACCTTCTGGCGGCGGTTGTGGATCCGGGAGAGATGAGGGAGTTTGAGCGCCGAGATGGGGGCAAGGGCCAGGTTCGAGGGGTGACGCTGGGAGATGAGACCGGCAAGGTCCGGCTCACCCTCTGGGATGAGCAGGCCCAGATGCCTCTTCTTAAGGGGGAGACGCTTGAGATCGTCGGCGGCTCAGTCCGGGAGAGGTACGGCCTCTTGGAGATCCAGACCGGTGGGAGCACCGCTATTCGCAAGAGCACTAAAAAGCTGGACTTCTCAGAGAGGATGACCCCAATAGCGGAGCTGAAAGAGGGAATGCTCTCTAGCGTTTCCGGCTTTGTATCCGGCCTGGGGGAGGTGCGGGAGTTTCAGAGGGATGATGGCAGAATGGGCCGGGTGGCGAATATCTACATCTCTGATGATTCCGGCCGGATCCGGGCAGCTCTATGGGGAGAGCATGTCGATCGACTGGTGGAGGTTGATCTTGGATACAGGGCGGAGATTATCGATGCGCAGGTCAAGAGCGGCTGGAATGAGGGATTGGAACTCTCCTGCGGATGGCGCACCAGGATTACTTTCGCCCCGCCTGAGTAA
- the radA gene encoding DNA repair and recombination protein RadA, which produces MAIKLLEDLPGVGPATAEKLREAGFNSIEAIAVASPGELVSAAEVGEATAAKIIAGAREAADVGGFETGDRILERRKQVGKVTTSCKSFDELLGGGMETQAIVELYGEFGCGKTQVAHQLAVNIQLPVEMGGLNGSVIIIDTENTFRPERIDQMVKGLPPAPDGRIWETEDFLKNINVARAFNSNHQILLAESAMDLAEKVKDSERPVRLLIVDSVTAHFRAEYVGRGTLADRQQKLNKHLHDLMRFGDLNNALILVTNQVMSKPDTFFGDPTKPVGGHVLGHTSTFRLYLRKSKGEKRIARLVDSPNLPDGEAVFSVTTDGLKD; this is translated from the coding sequence ATGGCAATAAAACTACTGGAAGACCTGCCGGGCGTAGGTCCGGCCACTGCCGAAAAGCTGCGCGAGGCGGGATTCAACTCAATCGAAGCCATTGCCGTTGCCTCTCCTGGAGAGCTGGTGAGCGCAGCGGAGGTTGGTGAGGCCACTGCCGCCAAGATCATAGCCGGGGCACGGGAAGCGGCAGACGTAGGCGGCTTTGAGACCGGTGACCGCATCCTGGAGAGAAGAAAGCAGGTGGGTAAGGTCACTACAAGCTGCAAGAGCTTCGATGAGCTGCTGGGCGGAGGTATGGAGACTCAGGCCATTGTGGAGCTCTACGGAGAGTTCGGATGCGGCAAGACCCAGGTCGCCCACCAGCTGGCAGTGAATATCCAGCTGCCGGTGGAGATGGGCGGGCTGAATGGCTCCGTCATCATAATCGATACTGAGAACACATTCCGGCCGGAGCGCATCGACCAGATGGTCAAGGGGCTGCCGCCTGCACCCGACGGCCGGATCTGGGAGACTGAGGATTTCTTAAAGAACATCAACGTGGCCAGGGCCTTCAACTCCAATCACCAGATCCTGCTGGCGGAGAGCGCCATGGACCTGGCGGAGAAGGTCAAAGATTCTGAGAGGCCGGTCCGGCTGCTCATCGTGGACTCGGTGACTGCCCATTTCCGGGCAGAGTATGTGGGGCGGGGGACCCTGGCCGACCGCCAGCAGAAGCTCAACAAGCATCTTCACGACCTGATGCGCTTTGGAGACCTGAACAACGCCCTGATCCTGGTGACCAATCAGGTCATGTCCAAGCCGGACACCTTCTTCGGAGATCCGACTAAACCGGTGGGAGGGCATGTCCTGGGCCATACCTCCACCTTCCGGCTCTACCTGCGAAAATCCAAAGGGGAGAAACGCATCGCTCGCCTGGTGGATTCGCCCAACCTGCCTGATGGGGAAGCGGTCTTCTCGGTGACAACCGACGGATTGAAGGACTGA
- a CDS encoding right-handed parallel beta-helix repeat-containing protein — protein MNIMNMDRGNIRDSIIISIYLPIAIIFIVGLSHAAVIEVNPGQSIQKAIDLANPGDTIRVLNGTYTENIEIDKQLTVKGIDMPVIWAKHSGSTINITADGCLIEGIDAGNSSGWHQGGIRITSNNNVIHRNEVKDSRTGIVLQESSGNKIFYNDARNGGTGIFLRNSCDNTIERNEISSHGKDSLGVSYGIYLLNSSNHNIIRKNIIDIGGLINGGIMIYCSEFNSVNDNEITGSGLFSGMGVALLESNNCLIENNTVASNGILGQGIRLMFSHNNTIDDNSLCCYGPIGQAIAILQSENNRISANQAKSWHWGRDIEFEGASGNKLSGNDAIRIYGEP, from the coding sequence ATGAATATAATGAATATGGATAGAGGTAATATAAGAGACAGTATAATTATATCAATTTATCTTCCAATAGCCATTATCTTCATTGTGGGGCTCTCTCATGCCGCCGTAATCGAGGTCAATCCTGGCCAAAGCATCCAGAAGGCGATTGATCTAGCCAATCCAGGTGACACAATTAGAGTGCTCAATGGGACCTATACCGAGAACATCGAGATCGATAAACAGCTGACAGTGAAAGGGATCGATATGCCGGTGATATGGGCAAAGCACAGTGGAAGCACCATCAACATCACTGCAGACGGCTGCTTAATCGAGGGAATAGATGCTGGAAACTCAAGCGGCTGGCATCAGGGCGGAATCAGGATCACTTCGAATAACAACGTCATCCATAGAAATGAAGTAAAAGATAGTCGCACTGGCATCGTTCTCCAAGAGTCATCTGGCAACAAAATTTTCTATAATGACGCGAGAAACGGAGGAACGGGAATATTTCTCAGGAACTCATGCGATAACACCATCGAAAGAAATGAGATAAGCAGCCATGGGAAGGATAGTCTTGGGGTTAGTTACGGCATATATCTTCTGAATTCCTCCAATCACAACATAATACGCAAAAATATAATCGACATTGGAGGGCTAATTAACGGGGGAATAATGATTTATTGCTCGGAGTTCAATTCCGTAAATGATAATGAGATTACTGGCAGCGGCTTGTTTAGTGGAATGGGAGTCGCTCTTCTCGAAAGCAATAACTGTCTCATCGAGAATAATACCGTCGCCTCAAACGGCATCCTTGGCCAGGGTATTCGCCTTATGTTCTCTCACAATAACACAATAGATGATAACAGTTTGTGCTGCTATGGTCCAATAGGTCAGGCCATTGCGATCCTTCAATCCGAAAATAACCGTATATCTGCTAACCAGGCAAAGAGCTGGCACTGGGGAAGGGACATAGAATTTGAGGGAGCTTCTGGAAACAAACTATCTGGAAATGATGCTATCAGAATCTATGGCGAACCATGA
- a CDS encoding methanogenesis marker 14 protein, whose protein sequence is MNLGRLFKPKFSPRIAESPPFNYLELRSKPFYIVASVEVGNTTTKSILTATDLNTGKTYIVNKTVKMTRDVRPPKPGEEIFAHTINGTPLTKESVAELVKNTLIESHDRARLDIKTDLNFVVRSTGVVAELDSPEQVGIFIQALAQGCLDAGVPPRLMTPAMSIHNILEKFKRYTMIEKVIFMGAVASCFPPQGSTGVEVVANEMEGELATAGIKEGSRWTDVDFRNPCLSMDFGTTLDGRVTSEELPYAHTIGNLLGLAGAIPDAVVQGTGLVDRKIGATLDIFDAGLKPDYGKEAQAYADRIDELVIIEKVPLNRKKYGLVPVNPDAAAKNNVVLIGCDVGVNGSDLEKLSGIGADINSTKSRDLKVLFGALDLAMARVARRLVQVGVEEGIVTGKTAIGVTGRAGITGNKPRLILEEIDKLGLYDHTDRNVVFVDDGLARGAAVMARCMNSMGTPKNPLGGLRKGGCILKKRMSYEVEKGLVPAPQEARPDKDTHDYFEGGHKRE, encoded by the coding sequence ATGAACCTTGGTCGCCTCTTCAAGCCGAAATTTTCACCACGCATAGCGGAAAGCCCGCCGTTCAACTACCTGGAACTGAGGAGCAAGCCCTTCTACATCGTGGCCTCGGTGGAGGTGGGCAATACCACCACTAAGAGCATACTTACTGCTACCGATCTGAATACCGGCAAGACCTACATCGTGAACAAGACGGTAAAGATGACCAGAGATGTGAGGCCGCCAAAACCAGGAGAAGAGATCTTTGCCCATACCATCAATGGCACCCCCCTCACCAAGGAGTCCGTTGCCGAGCTGGTGAAAAACACCCTGATCGAGAGCCACGATAGAGCCCGTCTGGACATCAAGACCGATCTGAACTTCGTGGTGCGCTCAACCGGCGTAGTGGCCGAGCTGGACTCTCCCGAGCAGGTAGGAATATTCATTCAAGCCCTGGCCCAGGGCTGCCTCGATGCCGGCGTCCCTCCCCGGCTCATGACCCCGGCGATGAGCATACACAACATCCTGGAGAAGTTCAAGAGATATACCATGATCGAGAAGGTCATCTTCATGGGAGCAGTGGCCTCCTGCTTCCCGCCCCAGGGGTCCACCGGAGTAGAGGTGGTGGCCAATGAGATGGAAGGAGAGCTTGCCACCGCCGGAATCAAGGAGGGCAGCCGCTGGACAGACGTGGACTTTCGAAACCCCTGCCTCTCCATGGACTTCGGCACCACCCTGGACGGCAGGGTGACGAGCGAAGAGCTGCCCTATGCCCATACCATTGGCAACCTACTGGGCCTAGCTGGTGCTATACCTGATGCCGTGGTCCAGGGCACAGGGCTGGTGGACAGGAAGATAGGGGCGACCCTGGACATATTCGACGCCGGCCTGAAGCCCGACTATGGAAAGGAGGCCCAGGCCTATGCCGACCGGATCGACGAGCTGGTGATCATCGAAAAGGTTCCATTAAATCGCAAAAAATACGGCCTCGTTCCGGTGAATCCAGATGCAGCGGCCAAGAACAATGTGGTCCTTATCGGCTGCGACGTGGGGGTAAACGGCAGCGACCTGGAGAAGCTCTCCGGAATCGGCGCGGATATCAATAGCACCAAAAGCCGAGATCTGAAGGTACTCTTTGGTGCTCTGGACCTGGCCATGGCCCGGGTGGCCCGCAGGCTGGTCCAGGTTGGGGTCGAGGAGGGCATAGTCACCGGCAAGACCGCCATTGGTGTGACCGGTAGGGCGGGTATCACAGGCAACAAGCCCCGCCTGATCTTAGAGGAGATAGATAAGCTCGGGCTGTATGATCATACGGACAGAAATGTGGTCTTCGTGGACGATGGCCTGGCCAGAGGAGCAGCGGTGATGGCTCGATGCATGAACTCCATGGGCACTCCCAAAAATCCGTTAGGAGGGCTGCGCAAAGGAGGGTGCATTCTCAAGAAGAGGATGAGCTATGAGGTGGAAAAGGGTCTGGTCCCCGCACCTCAGGAGGCCCGGCCGGATAAGGATACCCACGATTACTTCGAGGGAGGCCACAAGCGAGAATGA
- a CDS encoding acylphosphatase, giving the protein MKRLTAYVSGNVHQRGYRARVTDIARVLGLKGTVENLDDGRVKIIAEGDEDKLKWFEEAICIKNTLIDVSSIEKEYSTPRDDVNRFYKLVDRGETDSRLDTAADHLKNLIVAVNNMNQNIGGKIDQMNDNLSDKIDQMNDNLSDKIDQMNDNLSGKMDVMIDLQKDTLSGQETLIEEVRQSRKEIKGRMDQRFDKLESEVAEMKVALKSKGII; this is encoded by the coding sequence ATGAAGAGGCTTACTGCCTATGTCTCGGGCAACGTGCATCAGAGGGGATACCGTGCCAGGGTCACGGATATAGCCCGGGTGCTGGGATTGAAGGGGACGGTTGAGAACCTGGATGATGGCCGGGTCAAGATCATAGCCGAAGGGGATGAGGATAAGCTGAAGTGGTTTGAAGAGGCCATCTGCATCAAGAATACCCTGATTGATGTATCCAGCATAGAGAAGGAGTATTCCACCCCAAGGGACGACGTCAATCGGTTCTATAAGCTGGTGGATAGAGGAGAGACGGATTCTCGGCTGGATACGGCAGCAGACCATCTCAAAAATCTGATCGTCGCCGTGAATAATATGAATCAAAATATTGGCGGTAAGATCGATCAAATGAATGATAATTTAAGCGATAAGATCGATCAAATGAATGATAATTTAAGCGATAAGATCGATCAAATGAATGATAATTTGAGCGGCAAGATGGATGTCATGATCGATCTGCAAAAGGATACGCTATCCGGCCAGGAGACTCTCATCGAAGAGGTGAGGCAATCCAGGAAAGAGATAAAGGGCCGCATGGACCAGAGGTTCGATAAGCTGGAAAGCGAGGTAGCAGAAATGAAGGTGGCCCTCAAGTCAAAAGGCATCATTTAA
- the tnpC gene encoding IS66 family transposase produces the protein MDESEIIRQLREQNELLRLENEMLKARIRELEARLAKYENAHTPPSLRRGRNLKKDKTNKGKPGQKVGHKGMTRPLAIPDRQVEVTADRCPDCGAKLNLPFRFESKVIEEIPEPQPVIVTEYKIAHYICPCCRKEVVARDANCPHEGKFGNNVIAQATLMRYEDRLPHRKIQDTLKRIHGLALSPATIFDLTRRAGEAVRPEYDAILERIRGAPILYVDETGIHVQGEKHWIWTFTTPSETFFVIRKSRGTNVLIEVLTRRFKGIIVCDGWKPYARFTKNLQRCWAHLLRESKDLSETFGEAVPLHEALKGLYESLTKSLECEPPPEVRMNIWQSAREVLQHWIDREYLEVKVRKFIGKISNGFDYWFTFILNPGVETTNNRAERALRPHVVLRKILGTLRNRKGTAIHELIMTVLATWGQRGLDCLQMLTIRLAS, from the coding sequence ATGGACGAATCCGAGATTATCCGGCAACTTCGAGAGCAAAATGAGCTATTAAGGCTTGAGAATGAAATGCTCAAAGCCAGGATCCGTGAGCTGGAAGCCCGATTAGCTAAATACGAGAATGCCCATACTCCGCCAAGCCTTCGACGTGGCCGCAATCTCAAAAAGGATAAGACCAACAAGGGAAAGCCCGGCCAAAAGGTCGGGCATAAAGGTATGACCAGACCTTTGGCTATCCCTGATCGCCAAGTGGAGGTTACAGCCGATCGATGTCCGGATTGCGGAGCAAAGCTTAACCTTCCTTTTCGATTTGAATCTAAGGTTATCGAGGAAATTCCCGAACCACAACCGGTCATAGTCACTGAATACAAAATAGCCCATTACATATGTCCATGCTGCCGGAAAGAAGTCGTTGCTCGCGATGCAAATTGCCCGCATGAAGGCAAATTCGGAAATAACGTTATCGCGCAAGCGACCTTGATGAGATACGAAGATCGGCTGCCTCACAGAAAGATTCAGGATACACTGAAACGAATTCATGGCCTGGCATTGAGCCCTGCCACGATATTCGATTTAACTCGCCGTGCTGGCGAAGCAGTTCGGCCGGAATACGATGCTATCTTGGAACGGATTCGTGGCGCTCCGATCCTTTACGTGGATGAAACGGGAATTCATGTCCAGGGAGAAAAGCACTGGATCTGGACATTCACTACGCCATCTGAGACATTTTTTGTGATTCGGAAGAGCCGAGGAACGAATGTCCTGATAGAAGTCTTGACGCGTAGATTTAAAGGGATAATCGTATGTGACGGATGGAAACCGTATGCTAGATTCACAAAGAACTTGCAGCGATGTTGGGCCCATCTACTTCGAGAATCGAAAGATCTTTCTGAGACGTTTGGTGAAGCGGTTCCTTTGCATGAAGCACTCAAGGGGCTCTATGAATCGCTGACCAAGTCTCTAGAATGCGAGCCTCCACCAGAGGTCAGAATGAATATCTGGCAATCGGCACGAGAAGTGCTACAGCATTGGATCGACAGAGAGTACTTGGAAGTTAAGGTCAGGAAATTCATTGGAAAAATCAGCAATGGCTTTGACTACTGGTTCACGTTCATTCTTAATCCAGGTGTGGAGACAACCAATAATAGGGCAGAGAGAGCTTTGCGGCCACATGTTGTGCTGAGAAAAATCTTGGGAACTTTGAGAAATAGAAAGGGAACTGCTATTCATGAGCTAATCATGACAGTGCTGGCAACATGGGGACAAAGAGGATTGGATTGTCTCCAAATGTTAACCATAAGACTAGCCAGCTAA
- a CDS encoding DUF5814 domain-containing protein has translation MTFQVLAQADRSRIQLLPQSGDKVLFEGHLRLKDMPQGPRVFKFLVKKENEAERYLPPEDAMRLLRKAGAIYLVRGDSALEKRFMELLESYQLQYRFVQVCGHCLGQKRVTYVGRDAITYKGARICENCAAAELLREADFHHLSRPAKSHLARILKKRRSLDDVIGLLSLQRLEPELTRFDFIPASHEETGLPLDSIDLPGPLKELLRRRLTRLLPVQSRAISAGLLEGKSQLVVSATATGKSLIGEMAGIKNLLQGKGKLLFLVPLVALANQKYDQLSAYNELGFQTSIRVGTSRIRLGKKRKIVQSLNADIISGTYEGIDQVIRTKKSLGRVGTVVIDEVHMLEDAERGHRLAGMIARLRNAAPEAQFIFLSATVGNPGALAKQLNAALVEYEVRPVPIERHLIFSSGKEKRMLLRQLVAQAEKLISSTGYRGQTIIFTNSRKNCYNLAQAIPGAAAYHAGLQYPERKRIEELFGQGKISTVVTTAALAAGVDFPASQVVFESLAMGINWLNVHEFNQMLGRAGRPGYHDLGLVYILAEPGRRFSSGRGESEDEMALALLHGAMEDVAPEFSDEQQQEEVLANAVASRSRQELEKLHDLTLGLDDLDSALNSLERAGLVKGFEPTRLGAAAAAHFLTPDQTNLIAKRIGKGRSALEVAVELEGFEAIYLKFAEHISTKLHMQVSQRALHGSFLDLLSSSDLNQLERKIQRYCLDFVRDFLRCTCKESPYCGCVQKSISLSILDLRAEGKSPEEIIDYFSDRYGMYAYQGDLINYLDQMVRYLEAIGSVARVLGKPELAKEAEEWKKKIEGE, from the coding sequence ATGACTTTTCAGGTTCTTGCTCAGGCGGACAGGTCTCGCATACAGTTATTGCCCCAGAGCGGGGACAAGGTTCTCTTCGAGGGCCATTTGCGCTTGAAGGATATGCCCCAGGGGCCAAGGGTCTTCAAGTTCCTGGTCAAGAAGGAGAATGAGGCCGAGAGGTACCTTCCTCCAGAGGATGCTATGAGGCTGCTTCGCAAAGCCGGGGCCATCTATCTTGTCAGGGGGGACTCGGCTCTGGAAAAAAGGTTCATGGAGCTATTGGAGTCCTACCAGCTGCAGTACCGCTTCGTCCAGGTCTGCGGCCATTGTCTGGGGCAGAAGAGGGTGACCTATGTGGGGCGAGATGCCATAACCTACAAGGGCGCCCGCATCTGCGAGAACTGTGCAGCAGCAGAGCTTCTCCGAGAGGCTGATTTTCATCATCTGAGCCGTCCTGCCAAGTCCCATCTGGCCAGGATCCTGAAGAAGAGGCGATCTTTGGATGATGTCATCGGCCTGCTATCTTTGCAGAGGCTTGAGCCTGAGCTAACCCGGTTTGATTTCATTCCCGCCAGCCATGAGGAAACTGGTCTGCCCCTGGATTCAATCGACCTGCCTGGACCCCTTAAGGAGCTGTTGCGTCGCAGGCTGACAAGACTCCTGCCCGTCCAGTCCAGGGCGATCTCCGCCGGTCTCCTGGAAGGAAAAAGTCAGCTGGTTGTATCAGCTACAGCTACTGGTAAGAGCCTGATCGGAGAGATGGCTGGGATAAAGAACCTTTTGCAGGGAAAGGGCAAGCTACTGTTTCTGGTGCCTCTGGTGGCCCTGGCCAACCAGAAGTACGATCAGCTCTCCGCTTATAATGAACTGGGCTTTCAGACCTCCATTCGGGTGGGAACAAGTCGCATCCGTCTGGGAAAGAAGAGGAAGATCGTCCAGAGCCTTAATGCCGACATAATATCCGGCACCTACGAGGGCATAGATCAGGTGATCCGCACTAAAAAGAGCCTGGGGCGGGTGGGAACGGTGGTGATCGATGAAGTTCATATGCTGGAAGATGCTGAACGCGGCCATCGTCTGGCCGGGATGATCGCCCGCCTGAGAAATGCTGCCCCAGAGGCGCAATTCATCTTCCTCTCCGCCACAGTAGGAAATCCAGGGGCCCTGGCCAAGCAGTTGAATGCAGCTTTAGTGGAGTACGAGGTGCGGCCGGTGCCCATTGAGCGCCATCTCATCTTCTCCTCGGGAAAAGAGAAGCGAATGCTCTTGCGCCAGTTGGTCGCCCAGGCGGAGAAGCTGATATCGTCTACCGGCTACCGTGGCCAGACCATAATCTTCACCAACTCTCGCAAAAACTGCTATAACCTCGCTCAGGCAATCCCCGGGGCGGCAGCTTATCATGCCGGCCTGCAGTATCCAGAGAGGAAGAGAATCGAGGAGCTATTTGGCCAGGGAAAGATCAGCACTGTGGTGACGACCGCAGCGTTGGCCGCCGGGGTAGACTTTCCCGCCTCCCAGGTGGTCTTCGAGTCCCTGGCCATGGGCATCAACTGGCTGAATGTGCACGAGTTCAACCAGATGCTGGGAAGGGCAGGCAGGCCAGGCTATCATGACCTGGGATTGGTCTACATCTTGGCCGAGCCAGGCCGACGGTTCTCCTCTGGTCGGGGGGAGTCAGAGGATGAGATGGCACTTGCCCTTCTGCATGGCGCTATGGAGGATGTGGCCCCGGAGTTCTCGGATGAGCAGCAGCAAGAGGAGGTCTTAGCCAATGCGGTCGCCTCCAGATCCCGTCAGGAGCTGGAGAAGCTGCATGATCTAACCCTGGGTCTGGATGATCTGGATAGCGCCCTGAATTCTCTCGAGAGGGCCGGTTTGGTCAAAGGCTTTGAGCCCACCCGCCTCGGAGCGGCAGCAGCAGCCCATTTTCTTACCCCAGATCAGACAAATCTCATCGCCAAGAGGATTGGTAAAGGAAGATCCGCTTTGGAAGTGGCAGTTGAACTGGAGGGTTTTGAGGCTATTTATCTGAAGTTCGCCGAGCATATATCCACCAAGCTGCATATGCAGGTCTCCCAGAGGGCTCTGCATGGCTCATTCCTGGATCTATTGAGCAGCTCCGACCTGAACCAGCTGGAGAGGAAGATTCAGAGATACTGCCTGGACTTCGTCCGCGACTTTCTCCGCTGCACCTGCAAGGAGTCTCCCTACTGCGGCTGCGTCCAAAAAAGCATATCATTGTCCATTCTCGATCTGAGGGCGGAAGGCAAGAGCCCGGAAGAGATCATCGATTACTTCAGCGATAGATATGGAATGTATGCCTACCAGGGCGATCTGATCAACTATTTAGACCAGATGGTACGCTATCTGGAGGCCATAGGATCTGTGGCCAGAGTGCTGGGAAAGCCAGAATTAGCGAAGGAGGCGGAGGAGTGGAAGAAAAAGATCGAGGGGGAGTGA